GGCGGCGCGATAAGCGACACCCCGAGTTTGAACTGACCGATACCGGCATCTTTTCCGACGATAAATACTTCGACGTGTTTTCTGAATACGCGAAGGCCGGTACAGATGATATCTGCATTCGCTACACCGCGTATAACCGTGGAAGTGAGCCTGCTCCTTTACACCTCATTCCGCAACTCGTTTTCCGTAACACCTGGAGTGGCCAGATCATGGCGCAACAACCGCTGATCACCAATACCGGTGATGGCGTACTGTTGTTGCAAAGTGAAGGATTGGGTACTTACCGTTGTTACGTAGATGGTGCGCCGCAGTTGCTGTTCACCAATAACGAAACAAATCACCAACGTCTCAGTGGCAAACAAAATCACGTGCCTTATGTGAAAGATGCGTTCCATGAGTGTGTCGTGCAGCAACGTACGGAGGCCGTAAGCCCGGTACAGGAAGGTTCTAAAGCAGGCATCTGGTATCAGTTTGAAGTACCCGCCGGCGGCAGTGTGGAAGTGCGTTTGCGGCTTACGAATGCTACGCTCAAAAAGCCCTTCGCGACCTTTGAGCAGGTGTTTAATGATCGCAAAGCAGAAGCAGACGCCTTCTACGAAACAAAACACGCGGCAGCCAAAAGCGAAGATGAGAAGCGGATGCAGCGCCAGGCCTGGGCGGGTATGTTGTGGAACAAACAATTCTACGCATACAACGTAAACCAGTGGCTGCACGAAGATCCCGATCATACGCATTGCGACAACTACAAACGGAACGCCCGCAACAGCGAGTGGAAACACTTTGTAGCGGAAGATATTATCTCCATGCCCGACAAGTGGGAGTATCCCTGGTTTGCCGCCTGGGACCATGCCTTCCACGCATTAGCTTTTGCCACGATCGATCCCGATTTTGCGAAAGACCAGCTGGCGTTGCTGGTAAAGGTGCGGTATATGCACCCGAACGGACAGCTGCCTGCCTACGAATGGGATTTCAGTGACGTAAACCCGCCGGTACATGCCATGGCGGCCTATAAGGTGTTTAAAACAGACTGGGCGCAGAAAGGCAAGCCGGATTATGTGTTCCTCGAAAAGGTATTTCAGAAGCTGCTGATGAACTTCACCTGGTGGGTAAACCGCAAAGACAGCAACGGCAATAACATCTTCGAAGGCGGCTTCCTGGGGTTGGATAACATCGGCATCTTTAACCGCAGCGCGCCTGTGCCCGGTGGTGGCTATCTCGAACAGGCCGACGGCACCAGCTGGATGGCCATGTATTCACTGAATCTTACACAAATCGCGATAGAACTGAGCTTGTATAACCCGGTGTACAAATCGATGGTGATCAAGTTCTTCGAACACTTCCTGCACATTGCCGGCGCCATCACACACATGGGAGAGGAGTCTGAAGGTTTGTGGGATGATGTTGACGGCTTCTATTACGACGTGCTTCGCCGTCCCGATGGCAGCTGGGACAGGTTACGCCTGCGCTCCATCGTGGGCCTAATTCCCATGTTCGCCACGATATTGTTCGACACGCCTACCTGGGAAAAGTTGCCCGATGTAAAAGAAGAAATGGACCGCTTCGCCCGCCGCCGCCCCGACCTGGCAGCGCTGGTAAGCCGCTGGCGCGATGAAAAAGGCGATGAGCAACACTTGATGTCGCTGCTGCGTGGCCATCGCTTAAAGCTCCTGTTACGCCGTATGCTCGATCCGAACGAGTTCCTGTCTGACTACGGTATTCGCTCCTTGTCTAAAATATACCACGATAAACCTTTCGGTTACTGGCTGAACGGCGCCGACTACTCCGTACGCTACGCCCCCGGCG
This genomic interval from Chitinophaga horti contains the following:
- a CDS encoding MGH1-like glycoside hydrolase domain-containing protein translates to MTAEATRLAQHYDKKENWLKWGPYLSERQWGTVREDYSRDGNAWDYLSHDMARSKAYKWGEDGIAGISDDKQLLCLSLALWNGKDPILKERLFGLTNGEGNHGEDVKELYYYLDNVPTHSYQQYLYKYPQQPYPYNWLVEENGRRDKRHPEFELTDTGIFSDDKYFDVFSEYAKAGTDDICIRYTAYNRGSEPAPLHLIPQLVFRNTWSGQIMAQQPLITNTGDGVLLLQSEGLGTYRCYVDGAPQLLFTNNETNHQRLSGKQNHVPYVKDAFHECVVQQRTEAVSPVQEGSKAGIWYQFEVPAGGSVEVRLRLTNATLKKPFATFEQVFNDRKAEADAFYETKHAAAKSEDEKRMQRQAWAGMLWNKQFYAYNVNQWLHEDPDHTHCDNYKRNARNSEWKHFVAEDIISMPDKWEYPWFAAWDHAFHALAFATIDPDFAKDQLALLVKVRYMHPNGQLPAYEWDFSDVNPPVHAMAAYKVFKTDWAQKGKPDYVFLEKVFQKLLMNFTWWVNRKDSNGNNIFEGGFLGLDNIGIFNRSAPVPGGGYLEQADGTSWMAMYSLNLTQIAIELSLYNPVYKSMVIKFFEHFLHIAGAITHMGEESEGLWDDVDGFYYDVLRRPDGSWDRLRLRSIVGLIPMFATILFDTPTWEKLPDVKEEMDRFARRRPDLAALVSRWRDEKGDEQHLMSLLRGHRLKLLLRRMLDPNEFLSDYGIRSLSKIYHDKPFGYWLNGADYSVRYAPGESETNMFGGNSNWRGPIWFPLNFLLVDALYSLHDYYTADFRVEYPTGSGQYSSLAEIAASLSERLKKPFLEDANGSRPVFGGDPLYNRPHFKDYILFYEYFNGDNGKGHGASHQTGWTGLVAVMDPLCKIH